One window from the genome of Oncorhynchus gorbuscha isolate QuinsamMale2020 ecotype Even-year linkage group LG14, OgorEven_v1.0, whole genome shotgun sequence encodes:
- the LOC123994610 gene encoding small subunit processome component 20 homolog isoform X3, which produces MRVLFGPMRSKTGSKFQGQSGAVQRSSIVLRFLAGCQSEELGMFIDLCWSPSATTDRAGCIAPLKNLRRLGVLRIQDFFDGFDSYSFTPDELDAVFQAIVWPQVCRLPTESPYSPTPLLKLIHVWSKNARYFPLLAKQQTGHPECDVLLNVFALLSAKNVSTQTVAMVMDITESLVTTKDLLVSEGEEAELSFNGSVFSQPPEGAYISSGSAGS; this is translated from the exons atgag GGTTCTGTTTGGGCCAATGCGCAGTAAGACTGGCAGTAAGTTCCAGGGCCAGTCTGGCGCTGTGCAGCGTTCCTCCATCGTGCTGAGGTTTCTGGCAGGATGCCAGTCTGAGGAGCTGGGCATGTTCATTGACCTCTGCTGGAGCCCGTCTGCCACCACGGACAGG GCAGGCTGTATTGCTCCTCTGAAGAACCTGAGGCGCCTGGGGGTCCTGAGGATCCAGGACTTCTTTGATGGCTTCGACTCGTACAGCTTCACCCCAGATGAGCTCGATGCCGTCTTCCAGGCTATCGTCTGGCCCCAAGTCTGCCGTCTGCCAACAGAGAGCCCCTactcccctacccctctcctcaaACTCATCCACGTCTGGAGCAAGAATGCCAG gTACTTCCCCCTCCTGGCCAAGCAGCAGACTGGTCACCCAGAGTGTGACGTGCTCCTGAACGTGTTCGCCCTGCTCTCCGCCAAAAATGTCTCCACCCAGACCGTTGCCATGGTGATGGACATTACCGAGTCATTGGTGACCACGAAGGACCTTCTGGTTTCGGAGGGTGAGGAGGCGGAGCTGAGCTTCAACGGCAGTGTGTTCTCCCAGCCACCAGAGGGAGCCTACATCTCTTCAG gctcAGCAGGTTCGTGA
- the LOC123994610 gene encoding small subunit processome component 20 homolog isoform X1: MRVLFGPMRSKTGSKFQGQSGAVQRSSIVLRFLAGCQSEELGMFIDLCWSPSATTDRAGCIAPLKNLRRLGVLRIQDFFDGFDSYSFTPDELDAVFQAIVWPQVCRLPTESPYSPTPLLKLIHVWSKNARYFPLLAKQQTGHPECDVLLNVFALLSAKNVSTQTVAMVMDITESLVTTKDLLVSEGEEAELSFNGSVFSQPPEGAYISSVPQRHCTQLCQTQEEEVSIPGGQGAPTSSQSKSFGPHILLRPL, translated from the exons atgag GGTTCTGTTTGGGCCAATGCGCAGTAAGACTGGCAGTAAGTTCCAGGGCCAGTCTGGCGCTGTGCAGCGTTCCTCCATCGTGCTGAGGTTTCTGGCAGGATGCCAGTCTGAGGAGCTGGGCATGTTCATTGACCTCTGCTGGAGCCCGTCTGCCACCACGGACAGG GCAGGCTGTATTGCTCCTCTGAAGAACCTGAGGCGCCTGGGGGTCCTGAGGATCCAGGACTTCTTTGATGGCTTCGACTCGTACAGCTTCACCCCAGATGAGCTCGATGCCGTCTTCCAGGCTATCGTCTGGCCCCAAGTCTGCCGTCTGCCAACAGAGAGCCCCTactcccctacccctctcctcaaACTCATCCACGTCTGGAGCAAGAATGCCAG gTACTTCCCCCTCCTGGCCAAGCAGCAGACTGGTCACCCAGAGTGTGACGTGCTCCTGAACGTGTTCGCCCTGCTCTCCGCCAAAAATGTCTCCACCCAGACCGTTGCCATGGTGATGGACATTACCGAGTCATTGGTGACCACGAAGGACCTTCTGGTTTCGGAGGGTGAGGAGGCGGAGCTGAGCTTCAACGGCAGTGTGTTCTCCCAGCCACCAGAGGGAGCCTACATCTCTTCAG tACCTCAGCGGCATTGTACGCAACTCTGTCAGACTCAAGAAGAAGAAGTTTCGATCCCAGGTGGCCAAGGAGCCCCAACGTCCTCTCAAAGTAAGTCCTTCGGTCCTCACATCCTTCTGCGTCCGTTATGA
- the LOC123994610 gene encoding small subunit processome component 20 homolog isoform X2: protein MRVLFGPMRSKTGSKFQGQSGAVQRSSIVLRFLAGCQSEELGMFIDLCWSPSATTDRAGCIAPLKNLRRLGVLRIQDFFDGFDSYSFTPDELDAVFQAIVWPQVCRLPTESPYSPTPLLKLIHVWSKNARYFPLLAKQQTGHPECDVLLNVFALLSAKNVSTQTVAMVMDITESLVTTKDLLVSEGEEAELSFNGSVFSQPPEGAYISSVPQRHCTQLCQTQEEEVSIPGGQGAPTSSQSSAGS, encoded by the exons atgag GGTTCTGTTTGGGCCAATGCGCAGTAAGACTGGCAGTAAGTTCCAGGGCCAGTCTGGCGCTGTGCAGCGTTCCTCCATCGTGCTGAGGTTTCTGGCAGGATGCCAGTCTGAGGAGCTGGGCATGTTCATTGACCTCTGCTGGAGCCCGTCTGCCACCACGGACAGG GCAGGCTGTATTGCTCCTCTGAAGAACCTGAGGCGCCTGGGGGTCCTGAGGATCCAGGACTTCTTTGATGGCTTCGACTCGTACAGCTTCACCCCAGATGAGCTCGATGCCGTCTTCCAGGCTATCGTCTGGCCCCAAGTCTGCCGTCTGCCAACAGAGAGCCCCTactcccctacccctctcctcaaACTCATCCACGTCTGGAGCAAGAATGCCAG gTACTTCCCCCTCCTGGCCAAGCAGCAGACTGGTCACCCAGAGTGTGACGTGCTCCTGAACGTGTTCGCCCTGCTCTCCGCCAAAAATGTCTCCACCCAGACCGTTGCCATGGTGATGGACATTACCGAGTCATTGGTGACCACGAAGGACCTTCTGGTTTCGGAGGGTGAGGAGGCGGAGCTGAGCTTCAACGGCAGTGTGTTCTCCCAGCCACCAGAGGGAGCCTACATCTCTTCAG tACCTCAGCGGCATTGTACGCAACTCTGTCAGACTCAAGAAGAAGAAGTTTCGATCCCAGGTGGCCAAGGAGCCCCAACGTCCTCTCAAA gctcAGCAGGTTCGTGA